The Xanthomonas sp. DAR 80977 nucleotide sequence CACCCCAACCCCTCTCCCGGTGGGAGAGGGGCTAGCGCTGTTCCTTCTCCCACCGGGAGAAGGTGCCCCGCAGGGGCGGATGAGGGTACGTGCGCAGCCTCGTGCACCCCAACTCCGCGAGACGCTTCGCGCCTTACCCTCACCCCAACCCCTCTCCCGGTGGGAGAGGGGCTAGCGCTGTTCCTTCTCCCACCGGGAGAAGGTGCCCCGCAGGGGCGGATGAGGGTACGTGCGCAGTCTCGTACACCCCAACTCCGCGAGACGCTTCGCGCCGGACCCTCACCCCAACCCCTCTCCCGGTGGGAGAGGGGCTAGCGCTGTTCCTTCTCCCGCCGGGAGAAGGTGCCCCGCAGGGGCGGATGAGGGTACGGGCGCAGTCTCGTACACCCCAACTCCGCGAGACGCTTCGCGCCGGACCCTCACCCCAATCCCTCTCCCGAGGGGAGAGGGGCTAAGGCGCACCGCGGCTGTTTCCTTCTCCCACCGGGAGAGCGCCGCACTCAAAACGCCGCACTCAAGGCGTGGCCGGCAACGGTGCGAACTCGGCCGGCACCCAGGCGAACGCGTCGCCGTCGCGGCGCACATGGCCCAGGCCCGGGAACGGCAGGTGCGCGCCGGCCACCCACCAGCCGCCGTCGGCGGCCTGTGCCATCGTCCGTTTGCGCGCGGCGATCGCCGCGGTGCGGTCGCTGTCGGCCTCGTAGGAGGCCTGCGGCTGCGCGAATTGCACCGCGTGGTAGTGCACCAGGTCGCCCCACACCAGCAACTGCTGGCCAGCCCCGCCGTCGAAGCGGTAGGACACGTGGCCGGGCGTATGTCCGTGCGTATCCAGCGCCACCGCACTGCCGGGCAGCGCATCGCCGGGGCGGAAGCGACGCAGCCGGTCCTTGGCCTGGTACGGCGCCGCCGCCGCGCGCGCCAGCGGGAACGCGAACTTCAGCATCTGCGGCGCGCTCGCCTCGCTGGCCGGATCCAGCCAGTACGCGGCATCGGCCGCGCTCAGCCACACCGTGGCGTTGGGATAGGCCGCCTGTCCCTGCGCATCGAGCAGGCCGCACATGTGGTCCGGGTGGGCGTGGGTCAGCAGCACGTCGTCGACCTGCGCCGGCGCGTAGCCGGCTGCGCGCAGGTTCGCCAGCACCTGGCCCAGCCCCGGGCCGAAGCAGGTGGCGGTGCCGGTATCGACCAGGGTCAGGTGCGTGCCGTCCTGGATCAGGTAGGCGTTGACCGCGGTCTGCAGGCCCTTCGCGGTTTCCGGCACGTAGCGATGGTCGAGCAGGCGCGCGATCGCGTCGCTGTCCAGATTGGACAACTGCGCGCGCGGCAACGGCACCGTGCCGTCGAACAGCGCGGTGACGCGCAGTGTGCCGATCGCCTGGCGGTAGACGCCGGGGACCTGCTGGACGGGCGTGAGCGGCGCGGCGGCATGGGCGGCGGGCGGCAGCGGCAAGGCCATGGCGGTGGCCAGCGCCAGCAGGGCCAGCGGGCGCGAGACGGAAACGGGCATCGGGAGATTCCAGCGGAAGCGGCGGTCGCCGCGGTCCCTGCATGCTGCGCGGAGCGCGCTGCGCGATTCGCTCATTCGGCTGCGTGCGGCGCTCGCCGGCTTGTGCGTTGCGTACGCGCCGCGGGTGCGTCCTAGTTGCCGATACTCGCCGGATCCAGGCCGTAGCGCTGCTGGAAGCGCTGGCTGAAGCTGCGCGTGGAGCGATAGCCGGCGCGCGCGGCCACCGTCTTCAGCGGCCAGCGCGTGGTGTAGAGCAGTTCCATCGCATGCGCCAGGCGCGCGTCGACGAGCAGCTCGCGCAGCGTGGTGCCTTCTCCGGCCAGATGCCGGCGCAAGGTCGCGCCGCTCAGTCCCAGGCTGTCCTCGAGATCGCGCGAACGCCACGCGCGCTGCGGCTGCGCGGCGATCAGCTCGCGCACCTGCGCGGCGATGCTGGGGGCCGGCGGCAGCAGCAAGCCGCCGTGGCCGCGGCGGCAGAACGCGACCACCAGCGCCGCCAGCGCCAGCCGGGCTTCGGTGTAGTGGCCGTCCTGCAGCGCCTGCCGCCACTGCAGCAAGGCACTGCCGAACTCGACCGCGCGCAGCTGCGCCAGTTCCTCGCCGGCCGCCGGCAACGGCTCGTTCCACAGCGTGCGCGCGGCGGTCAGCGCTTCCTCGCAC carries:
- a CDS encoding helix-turn-helix domain-containing protein; translated protein: MADTHDPEFLLLAQLATLAECERAEGYACITARREHGARSVDIPRPQLAILLQGRKQVRTATQALEFVPGDLFLVTRHCRIDVVNIPDPHGGRYLSAVIPLCEEALTAARTLWNEPLPAAGEELAQLRAVEFGSALLQWRQALQDGHYTEARLALAALVVAFCRRGHGGLLLPPAPSIAAQVRELIAAQPQRAWRSRDLEDSLGLSGATLRRHLAGEGTTLRELLVDARLAHAMELLYTTRWPLKTVAARAGYRSTRSFSQRFQQRYGLDPASIGN
- a CDS encoding MBL fold metallo-hydrolase; translation: MPVSVSRPLALLALATAMALPLPPAAHAAAPLTPVQQVPGVYRQAIGTLRVTALFDGTVPLPRAQLSNLDSDAIARLLDHRYVPETAKGLQTAVNAYLIQDGTHLTLVDTGTATCFGPGLGQVLANLRAAGYAPAQVDDVLLTHAHPDHMCGLLDAQGQAAYPNATVWLSAADAAYWLDPASEASAPQMLKFAFPLARAAAAPYQAKDRLRRFRPGDALPGSAVALDTHGHTPGHVSYRFDGGAGQQLLVWGDLVHYHAVQFAQPQASYEADSDRTAAIAARKRTMAQAADGGWWVAGAHLPFPGLGHVRRDGDAFAWVPAEFAPLPATP